The Bacteroides acidifaciens genome includes a region encoding these proteins:
- a CDS encoding aminopeptidase C → MKKTILIAALGLFSLNIMAQDAKPEEGFVFTTVKENLITSIKNQNRSSTCWSFSTLGFVESELLRMGKGEYDLAEMFVVHKTMQDRGVNYVRYHGDSSFSPGGSFYDVMYCIKNYGIVPQEVMPGIMYGDTLPVHNELDAVASGYINAIAKGKLNKLTPVWKNGLAAVYDTYLGKCPENFTYKGKEYTPKSFAESLGLNPDDYVSLTSYTHHPFYSQFAIEIQDNWRNGLSYNLPIDELMAVMDNAVKKGYTFAWGSDVSEQGFSRDGIAVMPDAAKESELSGSDMARWTGLTAADKRRELFTKPFPEKDITQEMRQVAFDNWETTDDHGMVIYGIAKDQNGKEYFMVKNSWGKSGKYNGIWYASKAFVAYKTMNILVHKDALPKEIAKKLGIK, encoded by the coding sequence ATGAAAAAGACAATCCTTATTGCTGCCTTAGGCTTGTTCAGCCTAAACATCATGGCACAAGATGCAAAACCTGAAGAAGGTTTTGTTTTCACGACAGTGAAAGAAAACCTGATTACTTCTATCAAGAACCAGAACCGTTCGAGTACGTGCTGGAGTTTCTCCACCCTCGGATTTGTAGAGTCAGAATTACTCCGTATGGGCAAAGGCGAGTATGACCTGGCCGAAATGTTCGTAGTGCACAAAACAATGCAAGACCGCGGTGTGAACTATGTACGTTATCACGGTGACAGTTCTTTCTCTCCGGGCGGAAGTTTCTACGATGTAATGTATTGCATCAAGAATTATGGTATCGTTCCGCAGGAAGTGATGCCGGGAATCATGTACGGCGATACTCTGCCGGTACATAACGAACTGGACGCTGTTGCTTCCGGCTATATCAACGCCATTGCTAAAGGCAAACTGAACAAGTTGACTCCGGTATGGAAAAACGGGCTGGCAGCAGTCTATGACACCTATTTAGGAAAGTGCCCGGAAAACTTCACTTACAAAGGCAAGGAATATACTCCGAAGTCCTTTGCTGAATCATTGGGATTGAATCCTGACGATTACGTATCACTGACTTCTTATACACATCATCCGTTCTATTCCCAATTCGCTATCGAAATTCAGGATAACTGGCGCAACGGTTTGTCTTACAACCTGCCTATCGACGAACTGATGGCTGTAATGGACAACGCTGTAAAGAAAGGTTATACTTTCGCATGGGGTAGCGACGTGAGCGAACAAGGATTCTCACGCGATGGTATCGCCGTTATGCCGGACGCAGCCAAAGAATCGGAACTGTCTGGTTCGGACATGGCTCGTTGGACTGGTCTGACTGCCGCCGACAAACGCAGAGAATTATTCACCAAACCTTTCCCGGAAAAGGATATTACCCAGGAAATGCGTCAAGTCGCTTTCGACAACTGGGAAACAACAGATGACCATGGAATGGTTATCTACGGTATCGCCAAAGACCAGAACGGAAAAGAATACTTCATGGTGAAGAACTCTTGGGGCAAATCCGGCAAATACAACGGTATCTGGTATGCTTCCAAAGCATTCGTAGCTTATAAGACTATGAACATACTGGTACATAAAGATGCGCTTCCTAAGGAAATCGCCAAGAAACTAGGCATCAAATAA
- a CDS encoding patatin family protein encodes MKDLKIDESTGLVLEGGGMRGVFTCGVLDYFMDHDIRFPYTIGVSAGACNGLSYASRQRGRAKYSNIDLLEKYNYIGLKHLLKKRNILDFDLLFNEFPEHILPYDYETYFASPERFVMVTTNCITGEANYFEEKKDSRRVIDIVRASSSLPFVCPITYVDGVPMLDGGIVDSIPLQRAITDGCTRNVVVLTRNRGYRKDSKDIRIPSFVYRKYPKLREALSRRCAVYNEQLEMVERMEDEGQIIVIRPLKPVAVNRIEKDVQKLTEFYQEGYECARALLEE; translated from the coding sequence ATGAAGGACTTGAAAATTGATGAATCTACGGGATTAGTGTTGGAAGGCGGAGGAATGCGTGGAGTATTCACCTGCGGTGTGCTTGATTATTTTATGGATCACGATATCCGGTTTCCCTATACGATAGGAGTATCTGCCGGTGCGTGCAACGGGTTGTCGTATGCATCACGGCAACGGGGACGTGCCAAGTACAGCAACATTGACTTGTTAGAGAAGTATAATTATATCGGTCTGAAACATTTGCTCAAAAAGCGTAATATATTGGACTTTGATCTATTATTCAATGAGTTCCCCGAACATATTCTTCCTTACGATTATGAAACATACTTTGCTTCACCGGAACGTTTTGTGATGGTGACTACGAATTGCATCACGGGAGAAGCCAACTATTTCGAAGAGAAAAAAGACAGTCGCAGGGTGATTGATATTGTCCGCGCATCCAGCAGTCTCCCTTTTGTATGTCCTATTACTTATGTTGACGGGGTTCCCATGCTCGACGGAGGAATTGTAGATTCCATTCCTTTGCAAAGAGCCATTACGGATGGCTGCACGAGAAATGTTGTGGTACTCACCCGTAACCGGGGGTATCGGAAAGATTCGAAAGACATTCGTATCCCTTCGTTTGTATATCGGAAATATCCGAAGTTGCGCGAAGCATTAAGTAGGCGGTGTGCTGTTTATAATGAGCAGTTGGAAATGGTAGAGCGCATGGAGGATGAAGGACAGATTATCGTTATTCGCCCGTTAAAACCTGTAGCCGTAAACCGCATCGAGAAAGATGTGCAAAAACTGACAGAGTTTTATCAGGAAGGGTATGAATGTGCGAGAGCCTTACTTGAAGAATAA
- a CDS encoding helix-turn-helix transcriptional regulator: protein MPANRNALIRYKTIDNCLRNPYRRWTLEDLVDACSDALYEYEGIDKGISKRTVQMDIQMMRSEKLGYNAPIVVYENKYYKYEDPEYSITQTPLNEQDLKTMSEAVEVLRQFKGFSYFTEMSDIINRLEDHVASARMKTTPVIDFEKNESLKGLDYLDTIYHAIVNKHPIQLKYRSFKARSANSFIFYPYLLKEYRNRWFVYGVRGNGRILQNLALDRIQSLEVLPQQHYIKNTFFDPNTFFDDLVGVTKNSGSVAEKVGFKVAAAEAPYIITKPIHRSQQVVERLADGSVILEIKVVINHELERVFFGYAEGIQILYPKTLVELMSRKLKKAAEQYTHSK from the coding sequence ATGCCAGCAAATAGAAATGCCTTAATCCGTTATAAAACAATTGATAACTGTCTGCGTAATCCTTATCGACGCTGGACGTTGGAAGATTTGGTAGATGCTTGCTCGGATGCTCTTTATGAATACGAAGGCATCGATAAAGGCATAAGCAAACGTACGGTACAGATGGATATACAGATGATGCGCAGCGAGAAGCTGGGTTATAACGCTCCGATTGTGGTGTACGAAAATAAATACTATAAATACGAGGATCCGGAATACAGCATTACACAAACTCCGCTGAACGAACAAGACCTGAAAACGATGTCGGAAGCAGTAGAAGTGTTGAGGCAGTTTAAAGGCTTCTCCTATTTTACGGAAATGAGCGATATTATCAACCGCCTGGAAGATCACGTTGCTTCTGCCCGGATGAAAACCACTCCTGTCATTGACTTTGAAAAGAATGAATCATTGAAAGGACTGGATTATCTGGATACGATCTATCACGCGATTGTAAACAAGCATCCGATACAGCTCAAATATCGTTCGTTCAAGGCACGTTCGGCCAACAGCTTTATTTTTTATCCTTATCTATTAAAAGAGTATCGTAACCGGTGGTTCGTTTATGGTGTCAGAGGAAACGGACGGATCTTGCAAAATTTAGCTTTGGACAGAATACAATCATTGGAGGTTCTGCCACAACAACATTACATAAAAAATACGTTCTTCGATCCGAACACGTTCTTCGATGATCTGGTAGGAGTCACTAAAAACTCCGGAAGTGTAGCGGAGAAAGTCGGTTTCAAGGTAGCGGCTGCCGAAGCACCTTACATCATAACCAAGCCTATACACCGCAGCCAGCAAGTGGTGGAAAGATTGGCTGACGGAAGTGTCATACTGGAAATTAAAGTCGTCATCAACCATGAGTTAGAACGAGTATTCTTCGGATATGCCGAGGGAATACAAATTCTTTATCCGAAGACTCTGGTAGAATTGATGAGTAGGAAACTAAAAAAGGCTGCTGAACAATATACCCATTCAAAATGA
- a CDS encoding DUF4980 domain-containing protein, which translates to MKTNPWMKLCKGAILALAVSYGLTYCHTTKSKLTLEQKSDSLTVIHITNPTNYILLPIEEEAAESQVLLNTGEAADTDMDIRLAQTKVDYFVPFALPAGVKTATVRIRNKSKEALCWKEIKLSDTFDTTNTEQFRPVYHHTPLYGWMNDANGLVYKDGEYHLYFQYNPYGSKWGNMHWGHSVSKDLVHWEHLEPAIARDTLGHIFSGSSIVDQENVAGYGAGSILAFYTSASDKNGQIQCLAFSKDNGRTFTKYEKNPILCPADGLRDFRDPKVFQYEPEDKWVMIVSADKEMRFYDSKNLKDWNYMSSFGEGYGVQPCQFECLDMVELPVDGDLNRKKWALIVNVNPGCYFGGSATQYFTGDFDGKKFSCDSQPNVTKWLDWGKDHYATVCFSNTGERTIAVPWMSNWQYCNIVPTKQFRSANALPRELSLYTQDGEIYLSAAPVLEIKTLRKEKKEIPAFTVANDYHIDSLLADNDGAYELALEITAGEAEIMGFSLFNDKGEKVDIYFNLPEKRLVMDRTKSGIVDFGKKSVPHEIEVYDRRKTTSINYIDDFALATWAPIKKENKYTLDVFVDKCSVEIFLNGGKVAMTNLIFPSEPYNRMCFYSKGGSFQVDSFKAYRLGL; encoded by the coding sequence ATGAAAACAAACCCTTGGATGAAACTATGTAAAGGTGCAATACTTGCGTTAGCAGTCTCTTACGGACTGACTTATTGCCACACGACTAAAAGCAAGTTGACCTTGGAGCAGAAAAGCGATAGCCTGACTGTCATCCACATCACCAATCCGACTAATTATATATTGCTTCCTATAGAAGAGGAAGCAGCGGAAAGTCAGGTTCTCCTCAATACAGGAGAAGCTGCCGATACTGATATGGATATTCGTTTGGCACAGACTAAAGTGGACTATTTCGTTCCATTTGCCTTGCCTGCCGGAGTGAAGACTGCCACCGTGCGTATTCGTAATAAATCAAAGGAGGCACTTTGCTGGAAAGAAATCAAGTTATCTGATACATTTGATACTACCAATACAGAACAGTTCCGTCCTGTTTATCATCATACTCCTCTCTATGGCTGGATGAATGATGCCAACGGATTGGTGTATAAAGATGGAGAATATCATTTGTATTTTCAATATAATCCTTACGGCTCTAAATGGGGAAATATGCATTGGGGACATTCTGTCAGTAAGGACCTTGTACATTGGGAACATCTGGAACCAGCTATCGCCCGTGACACATTGGGACATATCTTTTCCGGCAGCTCTATTGTCGATCAGGAAAATGTAGCCGGTTACGGAGCAGGGAGTATCCTGGCTTTTTATACTTCTGCCAGTGATAAAAACGGGCAGATCCAATGTCTTGCTTTTAGCAAGGATAATGGACGGACATTTACTAAATATGAGAAGAACCCCATCTTGTGCCCTGCTGATGGTTTGAGAGATTTCCGCGACCCAAAAGTGTTCCAGTATGAACCGGAAGATAAATGGGTGATGATTGTCTCCGCCGATAAAGAAATGCGTTTCTATGACTCTAAGAATCTGAAGGACTGGAACTATATGAGTAGTTTCGGAGAAGGATACGGGGTACAGCCTTGTCAATTTGAATGTCTGGACATGGTGGAACTTCCGGTGGATGGTGATCTGAACCGTAAGAAATGGGCATTGATAGTGAACGTCAATCCAGGATGTTATTTCGGAGGAAGTGCCACTCAATACTTTACAGGAGACTTTGATGGAAAGAAATTCAGTTGTGACAGTCAGCCAAATGTCACGAAATGGTTGGATTGGGGCAAAGATCACTATGCTACCGTTTGTTTCTCAAACACTGGAGAACGAACGATTGCTGTTCCTTGGATGAGTAACTGGCAATATTGTAATATTGTTCCGACAAAGCAATTCCGTAGTGCTAACGCTTTGCCGCGTGAGTTAAGTCTTTATACACAAGACGGTGAAATTTATCTTTCAGCAGCTCCGGTACTGGAGATAAAAACTCTGCGAAAAGAAAAGAAAGAGATTCCGGCATTTACGGTTGCCAATGATTATCATATTGATTCTTTATTGGCTGATAATGATGGTGCTTATGAACTGGCATTGGAAATTACCGCCGGGGAAGCGGAGATTATGGGATTCAGCCTCTTTAATGATAAAGGTGAAAAGGTGGATATCTACTTCAATCTTCCGGAAAAGAGATTGGTTATGGACCGGACGAAAAGTGGTATCGTGGATTTCGGAAAGAAGAGTGTGCCTCATGAAATAGAGGTTTACGACCGTAGAAAGACGACTTCCATCAATTATATAGATGATTTCGCATTAGCTACCTGGGCACCGATAAAGAAAGAGAATAAATATACGTTGGATGTCTTTGTTGATAAATGTTCTGTAGAAATATTCCTGAATGGAGGAAAGGTAGCAATGACTAATCTTATTTTTCCATCGGAACCATACAACCGTATGTGTTTTTATAGCAAAGGAGGTTCATTTCAAGTAGATTCATTCAAGGCGTATCGGTTGGGTTTATAA
- a CDS encoding aldose 1-epimerase family protein produces the protein MKTISNKQLTIQVSPHGAELCSIVANGKEYLWQADPAFWKRHSPVLFPIVGSVWENEYRNEGIPYTLTQHGFARDMEFTLISEKEDEVRYRLVSNEETLHKYPFSFCLEIGYRIQGKKIEVMWEVKNTGNKDMYFQIGAHPAFYWPEFDASNSERGFFGFDKENGLKYILISEKGCADPSTEYSLELTDGLLPLDTHTFDKDALILENEQVRKVTLYNKEKQAYLSLHFNAPVVGLWSPPAKNAPFVCIEPWYGRCDRTHYTGEYKDKDWMQHLQPEEIFQGGYTIEIDE, from the coding sequence ATGAAAACAATCTCCAACAAACAACTCACGATTCAAGTATCTCCTCACGGAGCTGAACTCTGCAGCATCGTCGCCAATGGAAAAGAATATCTGTGGCAAGCCGATCCTGCTTTTTGGAAGCGACACTCTCCTGTCCTATTCCCGATTGTAGGGAGCGTATGGGAAAATGAGTATCGGAATGAAGGGATTCCTTATACGCTTACTCAACATGGTTTTGCCCGTGACATGGAATTTACTCTTATTTCTGAAAAAGAGGATGAAGTACGTTACCGCCTTGTCAGCAATGAAGAAACTTTGCATAAATACCCTTTTTCATTCTGTCTGGAAATAGGCTATCGCATCCAGGGAAAGAAAATTGAGGTTATGTGGGAAGTAAAGAATACCGGCAACAAGGATATGTATTTTCAGATTGGGGCACATCCAGCTTTCTATTGGCCGGAGTTCGATGCAAGCAATTCTGAAAGAGGGTTCTTCGGATTTGACAAGGAAAACGGTTTGAAATATATTCTCATTTCAGAAAAAGGATGCGCTGATCCTTCTACTGAATATTCTTTAGAGTTGACGGACGGATTATTACCACTGGACACGCATACTTTTGATAAAGATGCTTTGATACTGGAGAATGAACAGGTCCGTAAAGTTACCTTATATAATAAAGAGAAACAGGCTTATCTTAGTTTACATTTTAACGCTCCGGTAGTCGGTCTTTGGTCTCCACCTGCAAAGAATGCTCCTTTCGTCTGCATCGAACCTTGGTACGGACGTTGCGACCGCACACATTATACTGGTGAATATAAAGATAAGGACTGGATGCAGCACTTACAACCGGAAGAGATATTCCAAGGAGGATATACAATTGAAATTGATGAATAA
- a CDS encoding SusC/RagA family TonB-linked outer membrane protein — translation MKNKKLLCSVCFLFTFMSVLWGQSITVKGNVTSKTDGQPVIGASVVEATATANGTITDLDGNFTLSVPANSTLKITYIGYKPVTVKSAAIINVLLEEDTQMVDEVVVTGYTTQRKADLTGAVSVVKVDEIQKQGENNPVKALQGRVPGMNITADGNPSGSATVRIRGIGTLNNNDPLYIIDGVPTKAGMHELNGNDIESIQVLKDAASASIYGSRAANGVIVITTKQGKKGQIKINFDASVSASMYQSKMDVLNTEQYGRAMWQAYVNDGENPNGNALGYNYNWGYDANGNPVLYGMGLSKYLDSKNTMPVADTDWFDEITRTGVIQQYNLSVSNGSEKGSSFFSLGYYKNLGVIKDTDFDRFSARMNSDYKLIDDILTIGQHFTLNRTSEVQAPGGIIETALDIPSAIPVYASDGSWGGPVGGWPDRRNPRAVLEYNKDNRYTYWRMFGDAYVNLSLFKGFNVRSTFGLDYANKQARYFTYPYQEGTQTNNGKSAVEAKQEHWTKWMWNAIATYQLEIGKHRGDVMAGMELNREDDSHFSGYKEDFSILTPDYMWPDAGSGTAQAYGAGEGYSLVSFFGKMNYSYADRYLLSLTLRRDGSSRFGKNHRYATFPSVSLGWRITQESFMKELTWLDDLKLRASWGQTGNQEISNLARYTIYAPNYGTTDSFGGQSYGTAYDITGSNGGGTLPSGFKRNQIGNDNIKWETTTQTNVGIDFSLFKQSLYGSLEYYYKKTTDILTEMAGVGVLGEGGNRWINSGAMKNQGFEFNLGYRNKTAFGLTYDLNGNISTYRNEILELPETVAANGKFGGNGVKSVVGHTYNSQVGYIADGIFKSQEEVDNHATQEGAAVGRIRYRDIDHNGVIDEKDQEWIYDPTPAFSYGLNIYLEYKNFDLTMFWQGVQGVDIISDVKKKSDFWSASNVGFLNKGTRLLNAWSPTNPNSTIPALTRSDTNNEQRVSTYFVENGSFLKLRNIQLGYTVPAVISKKLRMERLRFYCSAQNLLTIKSKDFTGEDPENPNFSYPIPVNITFGLNIGF, via the coding sequence ATGAAGAACAAAAAACTTCTTTGCAGCGTTTGTTTCCTGTTTACTTTCATGTCAGTCCTTTGGGGGCAAAGCATTACGGTGAAAGGAAACGTTACTTCTAAAACGGACGGACAGCCGGTCATCGGCGCCTCTGTTGTTGAAGCTACAGCTACTGCTAATGGAACAATTACTGATTTAGATGGTAATTTCACCCTTTCGGTTCCGGCTAACTCTACTTTAAAGATTACGTATATTGGTTATAAACCGGTGACCGTAAAATCGGCTGCTATCATTAATGTATTATTGGAAGAAGACACTCAAATGGTAGATGAAGTGGTTGTAACAGGTTATACCACTCAACGTAAAGCCGACCTGACCGGTGCTGTTTCTGTAGTGAAAGTAGACGAAATCCAGAAGCAAGGGGAGAACAACCCGGTGAAAGCACTTCAAGGCCGCGTGCCCGGTATGAACATTACAGCGGATGGAAATCCGAGCGGATCGGCTACCGTACGTATTCGCGGTATCGGTACGCTGAACAACAACGATCCTCTTTATATTATCGATGGAGTTCCTACCAAAGCCGGTATGCACGAATTGAACGGAAACGACATTGAATCCATTCAAGTACTGAAAGATGCTGCTTCAGCATCCATCTACGGTTCGCGTGCTGCAAATGGCGTTATCGTCATTACTACCAAACAAGGAAAGAAAGGCCAGATTAAAATCAACTTTGATGCTTCGGTTTCAGCTTCCATGTATCAAAGTAAGATGGACGTGTTGAATACGGAACAGTACGGACGTGCCATGTGGCAAGCCTATGTAAACGATGGTGAGAACCCGAACGGCAATGCCTTGGGATATAACTACAATTGGGGTTACGATGCCAACGGAAATCCGGTACTATATGGTATGGGTCTTTCCAAATACCTGGACTCAAAGAATACAATGCCTGTGGCAGATACCGACTGGTTTGATGAAATTACCCGTACAGGTGTTATCCAGCAATACAATCTCTCTGTCAGCAACGGTTCGGAGAAAGGTTCTTCCTTCTTTTCTCTGGGATATTACAAAAACCTGGGTGTAATTAAAGATACGGACTTCGACCGTTTCTCCGCCCGCATGAACAGCGATTATAAATTAATTGATGATATATTGACTATCGGCCAGCATTTCACTTTAAACCGTACTTCGGAAGTACAAGCTCCCGGCGGAATTATTGAAACTGCTTTGGACATTCCTTCCGCTATCCCCGTTTATGCTTCGGATGGTTCATGGGGAGGACCGGTAGGCGGATGGCCGGACCGTCGTAATCCTCGCGCCGTACTCGAATACAACAAAGACAACCGATACACTTACTGGCGTATGTTCGGTGATGCTTATGTGAATCTAAGCCTCTTCAAAGGATTCAATGTTCGTTCTACTTTTGGCTTGGACTACGCAAACAAGCAAGCCCGTTACTTCACCTATCCTTATCAGGAAGGAACACAGACCAATAACGGCAAGAGTGCAGTGGAAGCCAAACAAGAACACTGGACCAAATGGATGTGGAATGCCATTGCCACTTACCAGTTGGAAATAGGCAAACATCGTGGAGATGTTATGGCAGGTATGGAGCTGAACCGGGAAGACGACAGTCATTTCTCCGGCTACAAAGAAGATTTCTCTATCCTTACTCCCGACTATATGTGGCCCGATGCAGGTAGCGGCACAGCACAGGCTTACGGTGCCGGCGAAGGTTACTCGCTTGTCTCTTTCTTCGGCAAAATGAACTATTCTTATGCTGACAGATATCTGCTTTCATTGACGCTCCGTCGTGACGGTTCTTCCCGCTTCGGTAAAAACCATCGTTATGCCACTTTCCCTTCCGTTTCTTTGGGATGGCGCATCACACAGGAGAGCTTTATGAAGGAACTGACTTGGTTGGACGATCTGAAACTGCGTGCTTCATGGGGACAGACCGGTAATCAGGAAATCTCCAACCTTGCCCGTTACACTATCTACGCTCCTAATTATGGAACAACAGATTCATTTGGCGGTCAAAGCTACGGTACGGCATACGATATTACAGGTTCTAACGGAGGTGGTACTCTGCCTTCCGGATTCAAACGTAACCAGATTGGTAATGACAATATCAAATGGGAGACAACCACACAGACGAACGTCGGCATCGACTTCAGCCTATTCAAACAATCCCTGTATGGTTCATTGGAATACTATTACAAGAAAACAACCGATATCCTGACTGAAATGGCAGGAGTGGGAGTATTGGGAGAAGGTGGCAATCGTTGGATTAATTCGGGCGCAATGAAAAACCAGGGTTTTGAATTCAACTTGGGCTACCGCAACAAAACTGCCTTCGGACTGACTTACGACTTGAACGGAAACATCTCCACTTACCGGAATGAAATTCTTGAACTGCCGGAGACAGTGGCTGCCAATGGAAAGTTTGGTGGTAATGGAGTAAAAAGTGTAGTCGGTCATACATACAACTCACAAGTGGGCTACATTGCCGATGGTATCTTCAAATCACAAGAAGAAGTGGATAATCACGCTACGCAGGAAGGTGCAGCCGTTGGCCGTATCCGCTACCGCGACATCGACCATAACGGTGTGATTGATGAAAAAGACCAGGAATGGATTTACGATCCGACTCCTGCTTTCAGCTACGGATTGAATATCTACCTGGAATATAAGAATTTCGACCTGACTATGTTCTGGCAAGGCGTTCAGGGAGTAGATATCATCAGTGACGTGAAGAAGAAAAGTGACTTCTGGAGTGCATCCAACGTCGGCTTCCTGAACAAAGGAACCCGCCTGCTCAATGCCTGGTCGCCTACTAATCCGAACTCTACTATTCCGGCATTGACCCGCAGCGATACAAACAATGAACAGCGTGTCTCCACTTACTTTGTTGAAAACGGTTCCTTCCTGAAACTGCGTAATATCCAATTAGGCTATACAGTTCCGGCAGTAATCTCCAAGAAGTTGAGAATGGAACGTTTACGTTTCTATTGTAGCGCGCAAAATCTGCTGACGATCAAGAGTAAAGACTTTACGGGAGAAGACCCGGAAAACCCGAACTTCTCTTATCCGATCCCTGTGAATATCACCTTCGGACTTAACATCGGATTTTAA
- a CDS encoding RagB/SusD family nutrient uptake outer membrane protein — translation MKKILYIATIGFTLLTSSCNDFLDRQVPQGIVTGDQIASPEYVDNLVISAYAILATGDDINSSFSLWNYDVRSDDCYKGGSGTEDGGVFNALEISKGINTTDWNINDIWKRLYQCITRANTALQSLDLMDEKTYPLKDQRIAEMRFLRGHAHFMLKELFKKIVIVDDENMDPDAYNELSNTTYTNNEQWQKIADDFQFAYDNLPEVQIEKGRPTQAAAAAYLAKTYLYKAYRQDGVNNNLTGIDEEDLKQVVKYTDPLIMAKAGYGLENDYSMNFLPQYENGAESVWAIQYSINDGTYNGNLNWGMGLTTPQILGCCDFHKPSQNLVNAFKTDSQGKPLFNTYDNENYEVTTDNVDPRLFHTVGMPGFPYKYNEGYLIQKNDDWSRSKGLYGYYVSLKENVDPDCDCLKKGSYWASSLNHIVIRYADVLLMRAEALIQLNDGRIADAISLINDVRSRAAGSTMLIFNYKEEYGVNFKVTPYELKAYTQDEAMKMLKWERRIEFGMESSRFFDLVRWGEAKDVINAYYVTEAARCSIYKNAGFTENKNEYLPIPFEQISASNGNYTQNFGW, via the coding sequence ATGAAAAAGATACTATACATAGCAACCATCGGATTTACCTTGCTGACAAGCAGTTGCAACGATTTTCTGGATCGTCAGGTTCCGCAGGGTATTGTGACCGGCGATCAGATCGCTTCTCCCGAATACGTGGACAATCTCGTGATTTCAGCCTACGCCATTTTGGCAACAGGTGACGACATCAACTCTTCCTTCTCGCTTTGGAATTATGACGTACGTTCCGACGATTGTTATAAAGGCGGTTCCGGTACGGAAGACGGCGGTGTGTTCAACGCACTGGAAATTTCTAAAGGTATCAACACCACCGACTGGAATATCAACGATATATGGAAAAGACTGTATCAATGCATCACCCGTGCCAACACAGCCTTGCAGTCACTCGACCTGATGGATGAAAAGACTTATCCGCTGAAGGACCAGCGCATTGCTGAAATGAGATTCCTGCGCGGACACGCCCACTTCATGTTGAAGGAACTGTTTAAGAAGATCGTTATAGTAGACGATGAAAACATGGACCCGGATGCTTACAACGAGCTTTCGAATACCACCTATACCAATAACGAACAATGGCAAAAGATAGCAGACGACTTCCAGTTTGCCTACGACAATCTGCCGGAAGTGCAGATAGAAAAAGGACGTCCCACACAAGCTGCCGCTGCCGCTTACCTGGCAAAGACTTACTTGTATAAGGCTTACCGTCAGGATGGAGTGAACAACAACCTTACCGGTATCGACGAAGAGGACCTGAAGCAGGTAGTGAAATATACCGACCCTCTCATCATGGCCAAAGCCGGTTACGGATTGGAAAATGATTATAGCATGAACTTCCTGCCTCAATATGAAAATGGCGCAGAGTCTGTATGGGCGATTCAATATTCTATCAACGACGGAACATACAACGGTAATCTGAACTGGGGAATGGGACTGACAACTCCGCAGATACTAGGCTGCTGTGACTTCCACAAACCGAGCCAAAATCTGGTGAACGCTTTCAAAACCGACTCGCAGGGAAAGCCGTTGTTCAATACCTACGATAATGAGAACTACGAGGTTACGACGGACAATGTAGACCCCCGTTTATTCCACACGGTAGGTATGCCGGGCTTCCCTTATAAATACAATGAAGGCTACTTGATTCAGAAGAATGATGACTGGAGCCGTAGCAAGGGACTTTACGGATATTATGTTTCGCTCAAAGAGAATGTAGACCCGGACTGTGACTGCCTGAAGAAAGGTTCTTATTGGGCAAGTTCCCTGAATCATATCGTCATCCGTTATGCAGATGTATTGCTGATGCGTGCCGAGGCCCTGATACAGTTGAACGACGGACGCATTGCCGATGCCATTTCACTTATCAATGATGTACGCAGCCGTGCAGCCGGAAGTACAATGCTGATCTTCAATTACAAAGAAGAGTACGGAGTAAACTTCAAAGTAACTCCTTATGAACTGAAAGCATATACACAGGACGAAGCCATGAAAATGCTGAAATGGGAACGCCGTATAGAGTTCGGTATGGAAAGCTCACGTTTCTTTGACCTCGTAAGATGGGGAGAAGCCAAAGACGTTATCAATGCTTATTATGTGACCGAAGCAGCCCGTTGTTCTATTTACAAGAATGCAGGTTTCACGGAAAATAAGAACGAATACCTCCCAATCCCATTCGAACAGATCAGTGCCAGTAACGGAAATTATACACAGAATTTCGGTTGGTAA